A genomic window from Equus caballus isolate H_3958 breed thoroughbred chromosome 5, TB-T2T, whole genome shotgun sequence includes:
- the PROK1 gene encoding prokineticin-1: protein MTMRGATRVSLMLLLVTVSDCAVITGACERDVQCGPGTCCAVSLWLRGLRMCTPLGREGDDCHPGSHKIPFFRKRQHHTCPCLPNLLCARGPDGRYRCSTDLKGINF, encoded by the exons ATGACCATGAGAGGTGCCACACGAGTCTCACTCATGCTCCTCCTGGTGACTGTGTCCGACTGTGCCGTGATCACGGGG GCCTGCGAGCGGGACGTCCAGTGCGGGCCGGGCACCTGCTGCGCCGTCAGCCTGTGGCTGCGCGGGCTGCGGATGTGCACGCCGCTGGGGCGGGAAGGAGACGACTGCCACCCCGGCAGCCACAAG atCCCCTTCTTCAGAAAACGCCAGCACCACACCTGTCCCTGCCTGCCCAACCTGCTGTGCGCCAGGGGCCCGGACGGCAGGTACCGCTGCTCCACCGACTTGAAGGGCATCAACTTTTAG